From the genome of Spinacia oleracea cultivar Varoflay chromosome 2, BTI_SOV_V1, whole genome shotgun sequence, one region includes:
- the LOC110776776 gene encoding protein FAR1-RELATED SEQUENCE 5-like: protein MVTIDLNGEPAVEEETIVNIPTSNPPTVGMSFNFGHEFSEFCHRYAYKEGFEMFVKSNVIKKEYKDKGVSKIGVGDLEARPRMMELIRLKCKKGGVKSSVGSNVTGCKMFVSQKDGELVIVSCDLNHNHPLSPDCSRMMVNYRCIDGPTFDRVMINERGGVSISRNFGTQLIEKGGFDNITFNKKDIRNAIAVERRKTMFEKGDVAGLEEYFKSQRELNGNFYSSIQRDGEGILKNAFWADARSRGTCKYFGDVISFDTTFSSNRYRMPFAPFFGVNHHGKSTIFAAALISHEDTESFVWVFEEWLKCMGKPPKGILTDQDRAICSAIGKVFPGVPHRLCLWHMLQNASRNLGKLVDWKSIDTLIRTAVHDMLDPDEFDEAWCLVMDRYNQRGKGWMQDAYDNRRQWAPAYNRGTFWAGMSST, encoded by the exons ATGGTAACTATAGACCTTAATGGTGAACCTGCTGTCGAAGAAGAAACCATTGTGAATATTCCCACGTCCAACCCCCCTACCGTAGGCATGTCCTTTAATTTCGGTCACGAGTTTAGTGAATTTTGTCATCGTTATGCTTATAAAGAAGGGTTTGAGATGTTTGTGAAAAGTAATGTTATTAAGAAGGAATACAAAGACAAGGGTGTTAGTAAAATAGGTGTTGGAGATCTTGAGGCTAGGCCGCGTATGATGGAACTAATCAGATTAAAATGTAAGAAGGGTGGTGTTAAATCAAGTGTCGGTTCTAATGTTACTGGTTGCAAGATGTTTGTTTCGCAGAAGGACGGAGAGTTGGTAATAGTTAGTTGTGACTTAAATCATAATCACCCTCTTAGCCCCGATTGCAGTAGAATGATGGTTAACTACCGATGCATTGATGGTCCGACATTCGATAGGGTAATGATAAACGAAAGGGGGGGAGTTAGTATTAGTAGAAACTTTGGCACTCAATTGATTGAAAAAGGTGGCTTTGATAATATTACTTTCAACAAAAAGGATATTAGAAATGCCATAGCCGTTGAACGACGTAAAACAATGTTTGAGAAAGGAGATGTTGCCGGTCTTGAAGAGTATTTCAAATCACAACGAGAACTGAATGGCAATTTCTATAGTTCTATTCAACGTGATGGTGAAGGTATTTTAAAAAATGCATTCTGGGCCGACGCGCGTAGTAGAGGGACTTGCAAATATTTCGGAGATGTGATAAGTTTTGACACAACTTTTTCAAGCAACAG GTATCGTATGCCATTTGCTCCTTTTTTTGGCGTAAACCACCATGGCAAATCAACTATATTTGCGGCCGCTTTAATCTCACATGAAGACACTGAAAGTTTTGTTTGGGTGTTTGAGGAATGGCTAAAGTGTATGGGAAAGCCTCCGAAGGGCATTTTGACTGATCAAGATAGGGCAATATGTAGTGCAATAGGCAAAGTCTTCCCCGGTGTTCCACACCGACTTTGTTTGTGGCATATGCTACAGAATGCATCCCGGAATCTCGGTAAGCTAGTTGATTGGAAAAGCATTGATACGCTGATTAGAACAGCCGTGCATGATATGCTCGATCCCGATGAGTTTGATGAGGCTTGGTGTCTTGTGATGGATAGATATAATCAACGAGGTAAGGGTTGGATGCAGGATGCATACGACAACCGTCGGCAATGGGCACCAGCCTACAACAGAGGCACATTTTGGGCTGGAATGTCATCTACGTAG
- the LOC130467946 gene encoding uncharacterized protein: MSSLGLNNIFLCFLVLLGRQHLDMSSLGLAVDGTPQTNEPAEDPANAYRTIADVVGGRRASSRRTVRGGSSAASRTARGGGSVASRTSRGGGSAGITAGASTSTPRSAPVSRATPSISASARRGQTTRGGGNIAGQRRPRPETESVSVDVTRTAADQLQSAHPDQVVNSSISEQVEIVAEEQDVPFVQRPGKRICTGESSRSQEQAQASAPANQSTASLPTSSAALAAYLEEQLRLPESSVPAFVNIRNGEFLEKEAIDVRPAVNPELAACFSPAPISDDIFAPHWDVRANESLYASFPEKGGTLAYRMLKGLTLPADRPLERVYTPGANACQKVLEAGVAVKELCDFFFFYQRKHDEHLALLEEKDKQIRDLTLENERASSSLTIANANVQTISVERDNLASEVVALRLTGENLAKAQAEVEAERKRTEDLAEQLSFVEQRHADELAELRLSVQKEVAAAVREFCRSDAQYALLTQRYDGGWKAASLIIKHKYPQFDWSLIEEDWLAGLHLTILKELREAEAAEGHAVEPSDVPDFCVENIHPGDLPFSDEDDVAGNDE; encoded by the exons ATGAGCTCCCTGGGTTTAAATAACATCTTCTTATGTTTCCTTGTCCTGCTAGGTCGTCAACACCTTGATATGAGCTCCTTGGGTTTAGCTGTTGATGGAACCCCTCAGACTAACGAGCCAGCTGAAGACCCCGCCAATGCTTATCGTACCATAGCTGATGTTGTTGGCGGACGCAGAGCAAGCTCTCGACGCACTGTTCGAGGGGGGAGTTCTGCTGCTAGTCGTACTGCTAGAGGTGGGGGCTCTGTGGCTAGCCGCACTAGCAGGGGGGGGGGCTCTGCAGGAATAACCGCTGGGGCGAGCACCTCAACGCCACGTTCTGCCCCTGTTTCTCGGGCTACCCCTTCTATATCTGCCTCTGCTCGGCGTGGTCAGACCACACGGGGAGGAGGTAATATTGCGGGCCAACGTCGGCCTCGTCCTGAGACGGAAAGCGTTTCTGTTGACGTTACGCGAACTGCTGCAGACCAATTGCAATCTGCTCATCCTGACCAAGTTGTGAATTCCTCTATCTCCGAGCAGGTGGAGATTGTGGCCGAGGAGCAGGACGTCCCTTTTGTGCAGCGCCCAGGTAAGCGCATTTGCACTGGGGAGAGTTCTCGCTCGCAGGAGCAGGCCCAAGCTTCTGCCCCTGCTAACCAGAGCACCGCTTCTCTTCCTACTTCATCTGCTGCTCTTGCTGCTTACTTGGAGGAGCAACTGAGGTTGCCTGAGTCCTCTGTTCCTGCTTTTGTGAATATTAGGAACGGGGAATTTTTGGAGAAGGAGGCCATTGATGTTCGCCCTGCGGTGAACCCTGAGTTGGCTGCCTGTTTCTCCCCTGCGCCGATTAGCGATGACATCTTCGCTCCTCACTGGGATGTTAGAGCTAACGAGTCTTTGTATGCCAGCTTCCCAGAGAAAGGCGGAACGTTGGCATACCGGATGCTGAAGGGGTTAACACTGCCAGCTGACCGCCCCCTTGAGCGTGTTTACACCCCTGGGGCTAATGCCTGCCAGAAAGTGCTAGAG GCTGGGGTTGCTGTGAAGGAGCTCTGtgacttcttttttttctaTCAGAGGAAGCATGATGAACATCTTGCTCTTCTTGAAGAAAAGGATAAGCAGATCCGAGACCTGACTTTGGAAAACGAAAGAGCATCCTCCTCCCTCACTATTGCCAATGCCAATGTTCAGACGATATCCGTCGAAAGAGACAACTTGGCTAGTGAGGTTGTAGCTCTGCGTCTAACTGGGGAGAATTTAGCTAAAGCTCAGGCGGAGGTGGAGGCGGAGAGGAAGCGCACTGAGGATTTGGCGGAGCAGCTAAGCTTTGTTGAGCAGAGGCATGCTGATGAGCTGGCAGAACTTCGCCTTTCTGTGCAGAAGGAGGTGGCTGCTGCTGTGCGAGAATTTTGTCGCTCTGACGCTCAGTATGCCCTTCTAACGCAGAGGTATGATGGCGGGTGGAAAGCGGCCTCTCTCATAATCAAGCACAAATATCCGCAGTTTGATTGGAGTTTAATCGAAGAGGACTGGCTTGCTGGCCTACACCTTACCATTCTTAAAGAACTGCGGGAGGCTGAAGCTGCTGAGGGTCATGCCGTAGAGCCTAGTGATGTGCCCGACTTCTGCGTCGAGAACATTCACCCTGGAGATTTGCCTTTCTCAGATGAAGATGATGTTGCAGGCAATGACGAATAA